A stretch of the Musa acuminata AAA Group cultivar baxijiao chromosome BXJ2-7, Cavendish_Baxijiao_AAA, whole genome shotgun sequence genome encodes the following:
- the LOC135617313 gene encoding protein P21-like, protein MAFSGAAMASLGGLSFLLLPLLFVVSHAATFDIVNQCSFTVWAAAVPGGGRQLDPSQTWTINVNPGTTGGRVWARTDCSFDGSGSGSCQTGDCGGLLECQAYGTPPNTLAEFALNQFQNMDFIDISLVDGFNVPMDFSPTSGDCRGVRCSADINGQCPAELRAPGGCNNPCTVFKTDEYCCTSGSCGPTNYSMFFKNNCPDAYSYPKDDATSTFTCPGGTNYRVVFCP, encoded by the coding sequence ATGGCCTTCTCTGGTGCAGCAATGGCATCGCTCGGcggcctctccttcctcctcctccccctgctCTTCGTCGTCTCCCATGCAGCCACCTTCGACATCGTCAACCAATGCTCCTTCACTGTCTGGGCCGCCGCCGTCCCCGGGGGTGGCCGCCAGCTCGACCCGAGCCAGACCTGGACCATCAACGTCAATCCCGGCACCACAGGCGGCCGCGTCTGGGCCCGCACCGACTGCTCCTTCGATGGAAGCGGCAGCGGTAGCTGCCAGACAGGCGACTGCGGCGGCCTCCTGGAGTGCCAAGCCTACGGCACGCCGCCCAATACGCTGGCCGAGTTCGCCCTCAACCAGTTCCAGAACATGGACTTCATCGACATCTCCCTCGTCGACGGCTTCAACGTGCCCATGGACTTCAGCCCCACCTCGGGGGACTGCCGGGGCGTACGGTGCTCCGCCGACATCAACGGGCAGTGCCCCGCGGAGCTGAGGGCGCCGGGCGGCTGCAACAACCCTTGCACCGTGTTCAAAACTGATGAGTACTGCTGCACCTCCGGCAGCTGCGGACCGACAAACTACTCCATGTTCTTCAAGAACAACTGCCCCGATGCTTACAGCTACCCCAAGGACGACGCAACCAGCACCTTCACCTGCCCCGGCGGGACTAATTACAGGGTTGTCTTCTGCCCTTAA